Part of the Lichenicola cladoniae genome is shown below.
CATGCAGCAGGCCGCGTCGCTCCCCATGCACCGGAACCGTGTAGTCGTCCGTATCGGACAGGGCATACGGCTCGTTGTCGCCGACGACGAGATCGCCTTCCGCCTCCAGTAGCGCACGGAGGGCGCGGCCGTAGCGCGGGTCGTGGTTGTAGAGAACGCCGGCATGCCAGGGCCTGACATGGCCGGCCATCACCGGGGTGAAGCTATGCACCGCCACCAGTACCGGCGGCCGCCCCGCCTGCAGTCGGGCATCGACCAGGGCGGTGATCGCGTCCTGGTATGGGGTGAATATCTCGTCGCGTCGGGCGTCGCGGGCTGCGTCGTCCAAGCCCCGATTGCCGGGAACGTCGGTGCCGTCGCTGCGTGGCGCGATCGAGGTCGGGTGCCGGGGCGTCCGGTTGCAGTCGATCACCAGGCGCGAATAGCGCTGCACCACCGCCGTCGCATCCAGCAGCGTGCACAGATGCTCGCCGACTCCGAGGACACCGATGTCCCAGGCGATGTGCCGCTCGAATTCGGCATCGGGCAGGCCGAGCCGGCCGAGCGATGCGGGCACCGCGCGTCCGGCATGGTCGATCACCAGAAGGATGTCCGAACCGGACTGCTCGTGCAGGATTTGCACCGGGCCCGGATCGGCTTGGGTCAGC
Proteins encoded:
- a CDS encoding N-formylglutamate amidohydrolase, with amino-acid sequence MLTQADPGPVQILHEQSGSDILLVIDHAGRAVPASLGRLGLPDAEFERHIAWDIGVLGVGEHLCTLLDATAVVQRYSRLVIDCNRTPRHPTSIAPRSDGTDVPGNRGLDDAARDARRDEIFTPYQDAITALVDARLQAGRPPVLVAVHSFTPVMAGHVRPWHAGVLYNHDPRYGRALRALLEAEGDLVVGDNEPYALSDTDDYTVPVHGERRGLLHVELEIRQDLIATPEGQRDWAKRLARLLPQALSLCRDAGASPSG